The sequence GAAGTGGCGCATGCCGGTGAAGACCATCGCCATCCCGTGCTCGTCCGCCGCCTCGATCACTTCGGCGTCCCGGACCGATCCGCCGGGCTGCACCACCGCCGTGATCCCGCTGGCGGCCGCCTGGTCCAGCCCGTCCCGGAAGGGGAAGAAGGCGTCGCTGGCCATGCTGGCGCCTGCAGTCGAGCGTTGGGCTTTCTGAGCCGCCAGGCGAGCCGAGTCGACACGGCTCATTTGACCCGCACCGATTCCCAATGTCTGCCCGCCCTTGGCGAATACGATGGCATTCGACTTCACGTGCTTGGCGATGGTCCAGGCGAAGAGCAGGTCTTGGAGTTCACCCGGCTCGGGCGATCTTTGAGTCACCACCTTGAGATCTTCGGCCTTCGCCAGGGCCAGATCCGCATCCTGAAGCAGACAGGCCCCGGAAATCATCTTGAGATCGTACTCCGGGGACGATCCCGAAGACGGTTGCGGCTCGAGCAACATCACCCGGAGATTCTTCTTTTTGGCGAAGATCTCCAGAGCCCCCTGCGAGTAGGCCGGCGCTATGATGGCTTCCACGAACAGGGGCCGGGTGGCCTCTGCCGTGGCGGAGTCCACGGGACGGTTGAAGGCCAATATGGAGCCGAACGCCGAAACCGGATCGCACTCCAATGCCTTGAGGTACGCATCCCGGGGATCGGCCCCCAGCGCGCCGCCGCAAGGGTTGTTGTGCTTGATGATCATGCAACCGGTTTCTTCGAACTCGGAAACCAGGCCCCAAGCCGCGTCCAGATCCAGGTAATTGTTGAACGAGAGCTTCTTTCCCTGGAGCTGGACGGCCCGCGCCAGTCCCTGCGGCGGGCCGGCCGAAGGCCGGTAGATGGCGGCCCGCTGATGCGGATTCTCGCCGTAGCGCAAGAGGTCCTGACGGTCCAGGGAGAGGGTCAAGGTTGCGGGAACTTCAGCTTCGGATCCGCTCTGCTCCTCCAGGTACTGAGAGATGGCCGTGTCGTAGTTTGCCGTATGCCGGAAGGCCTTACGGGCCAGGGTCAGGCGGGTGGACTTTCGCGTTTCTCCCCCATTTTCAGCCAGTTCCGCCAGCACGGAGGGATAGTCGGAAGGGTCCACCACGACGGTGACGTGAGCCCAGTTCTTGGCCGCCGCGCGGACCATGCAGGGCCCGCCGATGTCGATCTGTTCGATGGCGTCCTCCAGGGTCACCCCCTCGCGGCTCACCGTCTCGACGAATGGGTAGAGGTTCACCACGACCATGCCCAAGGGCTGGATCGAATGCCGGGTCAGCACCTCGCGATGGCTGGCCAAGTCGTGACGGGCCAGGATCCCGGCATGGATGCGGGGGTGCAGGGTCTTGACGCGGCCGTCCAAAATCTCGGGAAACCCCGTGTAGTCGGACACCGGAGTCACCTCGACGCCCGCATCCTGCAAGGCCCGGGCCGTGCCCCCGGTGGACAGGCAGCGGATTCCCAGATCGCCGAGTCCCCGGGCCAAGTCCGCCAGGCCGTCCTTGTTCGAAACACTGATGAGAGCCCATTCGATCTTCATCGCATCTCCCTGCTCAGGATGCATGTTAACAGTCCGCGGTGATAGGAGCATTCCTGTCTCCCGGGCAATTTCCGATTACCAATTCACCCTTCCTGATTCATAATGGCGGCGTGCCCACCGCCAACCAGACCCTGCGCCGCATCCCCTCCGTGAACCAGATCCTTCGCGGATCGGACGCGGAATCTCTCCTGGAAACTTATCCGCGCCACCTGGTCGTCGACGAGGTCCGGCAAGCTCTGGACCGGCTCCGGGACTCGATTCGCCGGAGCGATGACCCTGACCGCACGCTGGAGTCGGGACTGGCGGATCTGGCGCCGGACCTGGGGAGGTCGCTCCGGAATCGCCTCCGCCCGTCCCTTCGTCCCGTCATCAACGCCACCGGTATCATTCTGCACACCAACTTGGGCCGCGCCCCCTTGAACGAAGAAACCGCCAATGTCATGAAGAGTCTCTCCCAGGGGTACTCCAACCTGGAGTTCGAACTGGACCAGGGAACACGGGGGCACCGGGACCGGCATCTGGACGAGCAGTTCCGGAGGCTCCTGTCCTGCGAGGCGGCTACCGCGGTGAACAACAACGCGGCCGCCCTCTACCTGGTGCTCAGCACTCTGGCCCGCGGCCGAAAAGTCCTGGTCTCCCGGGGCGAGCTCGTGGAGATCGGCGGATCCTTCCGGGTCCCCTCCATCCTGGAACAGAGCGGCGCCACGCTGAAGGAGGTGGGGACCACCAACCGGACCCGGATCGAGGACTATCGGGACGCCCTGGACAAAGAGACGGCTCTCATTCTCAGAGTCCACCCCAGCAATTTCCGGGTCGTGGGATTTGCCCGGCGCCCCGCCCTCTCCGATCTCGTCGCCTTGTCCCGGGAGACCGGAATCCCCCTGCTCAAGGATGCCGGAAGCGGCTACCTCTTCCGGACCTCCCACGCCTGTCTGAGGACGGAGCCCGCGGTCGAAGAGATCTTGCAGGCAGGTGTGGACCTGGTCTGCTTCA is a genomic window of Acidobacteriota bacterium containing:
- the purH gene encoding bifunctional phosphoribosylaminoimidazolecarboxamide formyltransferase/IMP cyclohydrolase → MKIEWALISVSNKDGLADLARGLGDLGIRCLSTGGTARALQDAGVEVTPVSDYTGFPEILDGRVKTLHPRIHAGILARHDLASHREVLTRHSIQPLGMVVVNLYPFVETVSREGVTLEDAIEQIDIGGPCMVRAAAKNWAHVTVVVDPSDYPSVLAELAENGGETRKSTRLTLARKAFRHTANYDTAISQYLEEQSGSEAEVPATLTLSLDRQDLLRYGENPHQRAAIYRPSAGPPQGLARAVQLQGKKLSFNNYLDLDAAWGLVSEFEETGCMIIKHNNPCGGALGADPRDAYLKALECDPVSAFGSILAFNRPVDSATAEATRPLFVEAIIAPAYSQGALEIFAKKKNLRVMLLEPQPSSGSSPEYDLKMISGACLLQDADLALAKAEDLKVVTQRSPEPGELQDLLFAWTIAKHVKSNAIVFAKGGQTLGIGAGQMSRVDSARLAAQKAQRSTAGASMASDAFFPFRDGLDQAAASGITAVVQPGGSVRDAEVIEAADEHGMAMVFTGMRHFRH
- the selA gene encoding L-seryl-tRNA(Sec) selenium transferase yields the protein MPTANQTLRRIPSVNQILRGSDAESLLETYPRHLVVDEVRQALDRLRDSIRRSDDPDRTLESGLADLAPDLGRSLRNRLRPSLRPVINATGIILHTNLGRAPLNEETANVMKSLSQGYSNLEFELDQGTRGHRDRHLDEQFRRLLSCEAATAVNNNAAALYLVLSTLARGRKVLVSRGELVEIGGSFRVPSILEQSGATLKEVGTTNRTRIEDYRDALDKETALILRVHPSNFRVVGFARRPALSDLVALSRETGIPLLKDAGSGYLFRTSHACLRTEPAVEEILQAGVDLVCFSGDKLLGGPQAGIVLGNRPLIEAVRKNPLARVCRLDKATFAGLQRTLSLYEQGTYLETLPVYRMLGASRPSLESRARRIRRVLDPGAYRSRILDGFSLTGGGSAPEETIPTTLLALRSTAGSCNDLSRRLRCGSQPVVARIEDDWVILDLRTVLPEEDEILVRSLSRAASGD